ttttatttttttttattttttatttttttgtctttttttttttagcccccTGTGCTGTCAGGAATCTCCAGGACTTGGCTCGTATTTATATTCGACGTACACTTCGAAATTTCATAAATGATGAGATGCAGGCCAAGGGGATTCCTCAGAGGgctccaccaaaaaggaaaagaaagagggttAAACAGAGAATTAATACCTACGTATTTGTGGGTAACCAGCTTATTCCTCAGCCTCTAGACAGTGAAGAGGatgaaaaaatggaagaagataataaagaagaggaagagaaagatcaTGGTGAAGCCCTGAAGCCCGAGGAGCCGCCTCAGAATTTACTGAGAGAAAAAATCATGAAACTACCCCTACCTGAATCTTTAAAGGCTTACTTgacatattttagagaaaaataacttAGATCAAGAAGAAAGAATACCTACTGATTATTCCTTTAGTCTTGAAAATGTAGCATTTGTTAGGAGTTAAAATTCTTTCATCAGAGCATACTATAGTGGAAAAAGTATAACTTGTTTCTGtcttagtaattaaaaaaaatgatgtattcAGTAATTAGAGAGAATcccttttataaaatatatttttctttaaatcttggaAAATGCTGTTTTAACTCAGAGTGACTTTAAGAATGGAATGCAACAATACTCAAGATTTGTGTACTGTAAATCCTTTTCTGATTCTTTACAGATTTCTAGTGGTTAGGCTTACATTTAATTTTGTATAAGGCTAAATAATTGTTAAGCATATACTGATTTTTGAATTGTAGTTGTTTGCATTTCCTGTATGAAAACTTTCTTACCTAATTAGAAAATCAAATGCTGTGTAGAACCACTTACCTTACTTTGTTGCAGTCACTATTGCTGAGTTGCTATAGTATTCCGGGCAATATATGAGTGCAATAACAATACAAATATTGAataatttagctttaaaaaaaaagtttcatggaATTCAACAGCACTGCTACTTTTGCTTTTGAATCTATTGCCAAAAGACACGGGAAATGATCTGCTTCTCTCATAGAGATTTTAAGAGCACATCAAGTGagtattaaataaaaagtatatacctAATACAGTTCTTAATTTGTGTGTGGTCCCTTTacattttcagtatttaaaaataatggggTTATCTTATTTGCTGGAGTTTCAGAAGATAGTACATTTAGGATTGGTTTTCCTCTTATTCAGTGTataaagtatttgttttaaaaaagaatatccattGTTCTGAATGACTGTTGACAGCACAGACAGGTAGGGAGTAAACATGGGTAACAGCCTCTTTCTGAGTTGTACTCAGAGGCAAGACCAGAGCAGATTTGGTCAGCAGGTGCACTTTAGCCAAAAGAACCATTTAAATATTTGTCTTTGACAAGTTGGAACTGATCTAGCCTACATATGCTTTGAAATTCATCTTTGTGTAGTGTATGAGATATTCACAGGAATTGTATGTAGATGCCTTTTTGCTTTGAAAATTGTGTTCAGAATCATAGTATAATCTTTGGGACCTATGTTGTGCTCATTTAAGTTATCATGGTGTTTGTGGGGTtgttttttctgggtttttttcttgttttttttttttttttttttggtaaaattataatgattttcacttttttcttcatattacaTACTTAAACTATCCATCATTTGACTATTAGCTATAGCTTTATTGGGGATAAAACAGGTAGTAAATGCCattgttggtttcttttcttcctactaGGACCTGAAAACAGTCATTCCTTGTTAAGAAAGTATACAGTGTAACATATTTACTACTTAGTGTCACATGGattatgtatttttgaaaaggaaaaatttgagaGTAACACTACCAACAGCATCAGTATTGTAGTAGTTGATCAAATATGTTTAAGGAAACCCAATTGATGTATATAATAAAGGATTGTTATCTCTTGAAAGATTAACTATTAGTAATATACAGATGGTTTCAAACATCTCGGgtaattctacatttttaaaacaagtgttTGAAATATTCTAAGTTATGAATTCTCCTAAGTAAATAAGGATATTTTAGTAACAGAAAGGATAATTTCATGGAAGGTATTTGTTTTATACCAGTGCctggggttaggggttagggtttgGAGTTGCGTGTatctccacaatttttttttagatgattaCTAAGCTGTTACTGTTAAGAAATGTCCCATCTCATTtctgtcaaggaaaaaaaaaaaacaacagttttaCATGATTGTCATCTGTTAggaatgttcattttattttaaattaagtgttTTAGAGGTTTAATACCAAGTTCCCAATGCCCACATATTTTTATCTAGCTCCCTTCACCTGGCCACCCTCTGCACACTTTGTTGGTTTTGGAGCTAGTGTCCAGTTATGTAAACATAAATAATTCTTAAGTGATGATTTTACTATTCAAAAGAGAGTTTTTGTTaaggatatattttgaagattgaCTTATTCATATGGTCCCTTCCTCTGTTGACCTTAGCAAAGTGTACAGTAGATTTTCATGATCATTATATGTTTTTTTGTCATTGAAATgtatcttttgtgtttttaaatgcattcattttacaattgtgactttatttttgaatttaaatgaaatagaaataaaaaatgaaaattcaagtgAAAAGCCCTTTTATCTATTAGTGGGAATATATTAGAATGATTAAGAATATTTTaggtttgtgtttattttttaatgaatttacgGTTATTTGAATATGGTTAATTATGCTTTTTTAGGCAAAGAAGTAGCAAATAAAGGTTAGATAAAATTGAAATTGATGAAGAATATATTCATGGGATTTTAGCAGCCagataaaatgatagaaataatctaatctaggttgtttttttttttttttttttttttaattttacagaaagaaagtAGGCTTAGGGAGATAGCATGATTTGCCTAAGACAGACAGCTAGATGGAAATGGCTTGAAGTAGTTTCCAGCATCTGATAAATCCAAGAAAGCTTTAGCAGCACCACTACTACCAAGAAGATTATTTAAATCTATACCTCATATTGGTTGACACATTAGGTTCTAgttttagtaaagaaaaaaatgtcattaaaatagCATACATAAtggttaaaatacaaaaaatgttaaatgttgaTTTCTAGCTGTTTGAGAGGATACAAATGAAGTGCAAAGCCTGAAATCATGGGAAGGTCttggaaaactattttaaataaacagttgCATATTAATTAAACTTTGTTCTCCAGTGgcctggctttttttctttttaatttagaaaatccCAATGCATCTATGACTATATGCTTGAAGTATTGTATGTAGTTGTCTGTATTCAGACATCTCATTTCCTTTTGACTGTTGACACTTCTGAAGAcagtatagattttttaaaaatttatttttatattcagtagATATGAAGAATattgagaagatatatgcaaaacCCAAAGAATAAGTAATTCAGTGTACCTGTAAGTACATGTGTGTACCTACAGCTAGCTTTGACTACTGGCATTACCATGACTTGTGTTCCCCTTCCTAATCTCCTCTTAATTCTTCTCTGGGGTCTTCCTTTTGTGTTTATCATAACCTTGCCTTTTGCTGTAGCTTTAGCACATGTGTTTGTATCTCTCAAGAATATATCACTTGGCTTCATACATACTTAACTTTATATTAATGGAATCATACTCTGTGTATTCTGCAGGTTATTTTGTCACTTTATATTGCCTTTTCTGAGATTGCTCTGTGTTGTAAATAGTTACGTTGTATCCACGACTCAGTTTAATTAATCATTATACTGTTGATGGGCATTGTTGTTACATCAGATACTTTGCTTGTCAACATTCTTAAACATGTCTTGTGACTGTATGTGTGCAAGACTCTTCATAGATTGTGCATCTAGGTGTAGAATTCCTAGATCATAGAATATGTTTATATTCACTTTCACGGGTGGTACAAATTTATTTCCCAACATAGTGTTAACAGTGTGTTTCTTCCTACAGAGTTTAAACGTTCCAGTTACTGTTTAACCTAACCTATATTTAATAGTGATTTTGCCTATTTAGTAGTATGAAGTGTTAGAGGGGCTTTGTTACTTATTAAGGGGGTTTTATAcctttttgagtgtttttttggttttaagttTCCTTTCTGTAAAGTTCCCAGTAGactcttttgaaaatgttttattccttagtttcttttaaagaaattgactTGTAGGGTTCCTTTTGTAGCCTGGCTATTAACCAATTGTAAGTTATGTGTATTCCAAAATCTTTCATTAGTTTGTGGTTTCTGTTCTCATTCTGTTTGTAGTGTCTTTCTTGAAttagatttttcaattttaattgttAGATTCATCTTCACACAACATC
Above is a genomic segment from Mustela lutreola isolate mMusLut2 chromosome 3, mMusLut2.pri, whole genome shotgun sequence containing:
- the PCMTD1 gene encoding protein-L-isoaspartate O-methyltransferase domain-containing protein 1 isoform X2, which encodes MKILLKVGGILVMPIEDQLTQIMRTGQNTWESKNILAVSFAPLVQPSKNDNGKPDSVGLPPCAVRNLQDLARIYIRRTLRNFINDEMQAKGIPQRAPPKRKRKRVKQRINTYVFVGNQLIPQPLDSEEDEKMEEDNKEEEEKDHGEALKPEEPPQNLLREKIMKLPLPESLKAYLTYFREK